In Heliangelus exortis chromosome Z, bHelExo1.hap1, whole genome shotgun sequence, a genomic segment contains:
- the RUSC2 gene encoding AP-4 complex accessory subunit RUSC2 isoform X3 — protein sequence MDSPPKLTGETLIVHHIPLVHCQVPDRQCCSMNKRTNPFCQPELSITRTSALPDRDLSQTDSLVYSSFLQTSETSAEASDNKEGKARDLIAPSVSKRHNPFLLTEGEDLSIFGDDLGEKSFHLHNSLMSGKPPFHLHELALPPFHLHDSNDIVKSWNMASRSGVVDGQEDKISSDDIQKRNNANRCHQASECMELDECSCNRGSSSNFSFDVGDQEWNQNAGEPQRNQDALHSRTCSCSSSELQHCRCYSSSSQSEVIDQQMGYISDSSCNSSDGVLVNFSALYNKMNSHSRSNLNSANLSCDSSFCSHSDTGAFYLDLHSSPTESKMSCESHHPESSGKVCGCQHSSSPVLDANCNSYHLHCEPCTSESSDLTACFQSQARLIVATQNYYKLVTCDLSSQSSPSPAGSSITSCSEDHTKGSPAQPTEYYLFRRPDLRQEESNVECNEEEAKAEATKNMIEGQVYVNVSPPNLNTSRQRSRSYDQNLDRSPGSRLGSLERMVSCPVKLSESPAIPIQSSPPKRVTSFAELAKGRKKNGNSPPLRSNGDSSLEFSPIPETQRDCPTFLEERARRSQSLPPMPFINGLNQSCEGFCLNHAFGDSQALCSTKDLVSNENVPSGHGAGEQASLSLLKAADASFSGGSASSHGQRDVRARADGGGTDSKPVVRYSKDQRPTTLPIQPFVFQHHFSKPPKARALHSHFASSLSQLYSLSSHRPGSQQISSNSQSSATSAEPSGVAGSQAPGTLLTQRSVDGAASRSDGCSKKPGPETTRPSPLGSYSPVRCNVPFFQSGDSSSSPTTERAGESQPPRSRSCPISASLLPARSSPALSAVQPSQATKADAPRQKENPKPVPKKAVPLEPSPLLPEYQLHSGSLLPLSMGSMPLSRVGGHADPHWRSGSETSSSGPLSSMGIRPLNGQSMRQLQLTYTDFFPDYFSLAEKPPAEFCLSPDGNTESVSIDLLQKKGLVKAINTAVDLIVAHFGTSRDPGVKAKLGNSSVSPNVGHLILKYLCPAVRDILSDGLKAYVLDMIIGQRRNIPWSVVEASTQLGPSTKLLHSLYSKISQYTELTNHTMRFNAFIFGLLNIRSLEFWFNHLYNHEDIILAHYQPVGFLCLSHSVCQPLFEELLLLLQPLSLLPFNLDLLFEYHLMQMGKEQQQQKELLRVKQDLLLSAHSTLQLMRTRGSSEDPDGCSTTSDACRGVARDGTPGLSPQKDASERVKGVGASCGDGDREEEQRKVQESAWEGKKDKQAGWWYQLMQSSQIYIEGSTEGSKFTRCEKKKKDLNAVSKSVETCKAPPPREGVVEGAEACPIEEGTLEERPKAASKPSPEAVEESLEKPQQVLVSEEVKERSWPFWMGSPPDSVLTELKRSKEKGAQQRVGAAAAPQEESSTRASEDSQPIKWGHLFGSRKVQKEPKQPNRLPSGWLSLDKSVFQLVAQTVGASMWKEAAPELEPPQPEPPEMPPKVRAARGLSPHPPCEVKALCHHIATEAGQLSFNKGDILQVISKVDGDWLQCSLGSEKGLVPIMYVTHPEDEDY from the exons ATGGATAGTCCACCCAAACTGACTGGTGAGACGCTGATTGTCCATCACATTCCCCTGGTGCATTGCCAGGTCCCTGATAGACAGTGCTGCTCCATGAACAAGAGGACCAACCCCTTCTGCCAGCCAGAGCTCAGCATTACACGGACCTCTGCCCTTCCAGACAGAGACCTTTCACAGACTGACTCCTTGGTGTACAGCAGCTTTCTCCAGACCTCCGAAACCTCAGCTGAGGCCTCGGACAACAAAGAAGGCAAAGCAAGGGATTTGATTGCCCCCAGTGTCAGTAAGCGACACAACCCTTTCCTGCTGACTGAGGGTGAAGACCTCAGCATCTTTGGGGATGATTTGggtgaaaaatcttttcacCTTCACAACTCACTTATGTCTGGCAAACCTCCCTTTCATCTGCATGAGCTGGCCTTGCCCCCTTTCCACCTTCACGACTCCAACGACATTGTGAAATCCTGGaacatggccagcaggtccgGAGTGGTGGATGGGCAAGAAGACAAGATCAGCAGTGATGACATCCAGAAGAGGAACAATGCCAACAGGTGCCACCAGGCCTCAGAATGCATGGAGCTGGATGAATGCAGCTGCAATCGCGGCAGCTCCTCCAACTTCTCCTTTGATGTTGGTGACCAGGAGTGGAACCAGAACGCGGGTGAACCGCAGAGGAACCAGGATGCCCTGCACAGCCGGACATGCAGCTGTTCCAGCTCAGAGCTCCAGCACTGCCGGTGCTACAGTTCATCAAGTCAGTCTGAAGTGATTGACCAACAGATGGGCTACATCAGTGACTCTTCCTGCAACAGCTCTGATGGGGTTCTGGTGAACTTCAGTGCTCTCTACAACAAAATGAATAGCCATTCTCGATCCAACCTGAATTCTGCCAACCTGTCCTGTGActcttccttctgcagccacTCAGACACAGGAGCTTTTTACCTGGATTTGCATTCATCACCCACTGAATCCAAGATGTCTTGCGAGTCTCATCACCCAGAGAGTTCAGGGAAGGTGTGTGGGTGTCAGCACTCCTCCTCACCTGTCCTTGATGCTAACTGCAACTCCTACCACCTCCACTGTGAGCCTTGCACTTCAGAGAGCTCAGACCTCACTGCCTGCTTTCAGAGCCAAGCACGGCTGATTGTGGCTACTCAGAATTATTATAAGTTAGTCACGTGTGACTTGTCTTCCCAGTCATCCCCCAGTCCAGCAGGATCTTCAATAACTAGCTGCTCGGAAGACCACACCAAAGGtagccctgcccagcccactGAATACTATCTGTTTAGAAGGCCTGACCTGAGACAAGAAGAAAGCAATGTGGAGTGCAATGAAGAGGAAGCAAAGGCAGAAGCCACCAAGAACATGATCGAAGGTCAGGTCTACGTCAACGTTTCACCACCTAACCTCAACACAAGCCGGCAGCGCTCCAGAAGCTATGATCAGAACCTGGACAGGAGCCCTGGCAGCAGGCTGGGCTCCTTGGAGCGCATGGTGAGCTGCCCAGTCAAGCTGAGTGAAAGTCCAGCAATACCCATCCAGAGTTCCCCACCAAAGCGAGTGACATCTTTTGCTGAGCTGGCTAAAGGCCGGAAAAAGAATGGCAACTCCCCACCACTCCGGTCCAACGGTGATTCCTCCTTGGAGTTCTCCCCTATCCCTGAGACACAACGGGATTGCCCAACCTTCCTTGAAGAAAGAGCTCGCCGCAGCCAGAGTCTTCCACCCATGCCCTTCATCAATGGCCTGAACCAGAGCTGTGAGGGCTTCTGTTTGAATCATGCTTTTGGAGACAGCCAGGCTTTGTGTTCCACCAAAGACTTGGTCTCCAATGAGAATGTCCCCAGTGGGCATGGGGCAGGTGAGCAAgcctctctctccctgctgaaggcagcagatgCCAGCTTCTCAGGTGGCTCTGCCAGTAGCCACGGACAAAGAGATGTTAGAGCCCGAGCAGACG GTGGTGGCACAGACAGCAAGCCTGTGGTGCGCTACAGCAAGGACCAGCGTCCCACCACTCTGCCCATCCAGCCCTTTGTTTTCCAACACCATTTCAGCAAGCCGCCCAAGGCCCGTGCCCTGCACAGCCATTTTGCCTCCAGCCTTTCCCAACTTTACAGCTTGTCCAGCCATCGGCCTGGCAGCCAGCAGATCTCTTCCAATTCCCAGTCTTCAGCCACCTCGGCAGAGCCGTCGGGAGTGGCGGGGAGCCAAGCTCCCGGCACGCTGCTGACCCAGCGCTCGGTGGATGGAGCTGCCTCCCGCAGTGATGGCTGCAGTAAGAAGCCTGGTCCCGAGACAACCCGGCCGTCTCCCCTGGGGAGTTACTCTCCTGTGAGATGCAACGTGCCTTTCTTCCAAAGCGGGgactcctcttcctcacccacCACCGAGAGAGCTGGAGAGAGCCAGCCCCCCAGGAGCAGGTCGTGCCCCATCTCTGCCAGCCTGCTTCCTGCCAGGTCTTCCCCTGCTCTCAGTGCCGTGCAGCCCTCCCAGGCCACCAAAGCTGATGCCCCGAGGCAAAAGGAGAACCCCAAGCCAGTTCCCAAGAAGGCGGTGCCGCTGGAGCCAAGCCCACTGCTGCCCGAGTACCAGCTGCACAGTGggtccctcctgcccctctcgATGGGCAGTATGCCCCTGAGCAGAGTAGGAGGCCATGCAGATCCCCACTGGAGAAGTGGCAGTGAGACCAGCAGCTCTGGTCCCCTGAGCAGCATGGGAATACGGCCCCTCAATG GACAGTCTATGAGGCAACTCCAGCTTACCTACACTGACTTCTTCCCTGACTACTTCTCGCTAGCAGAGAAGCCCCCTGCTGAGTTCTGCCTCTCCCCAGATGGCAACACAGAGTCTGTCTCCATTGACTTGCTGCAGAAGAAAG GTCTGGTGAAGGCAATCAACACTGCTGTTGACCTGATTGTGGCTCACTTTGGAACCAGCAGGGATCCAGGAGTGAAG GCTAAACTTGGGAACAGCTCTGTGAGCCCCAATGTTGGGCATCTCATCCTGAAATATCTATGCCCTGCTGTCCGGGATATCCTGAGTGATGGGCTCAAGGCTTATGTCCTGGACATGATCATTGGCCAGCGGAGGAACATCCCCTGGAGCGTGGTGGAGGCATCCACCCAGCTTG GCCCCTCTACCAAGTTGCTGCACAGCCTCTATAGCAAGATCAGCCAGTACACGGAGCTCACCAACCACACCATGAGGTTCAACGCATTCATCTTTGGCCTCCTCAA tATCCGATCCTTGGAGTTCTGGTTCAACCACCTCTACAACCATGAAG ATATCATCCTGGCACACTACCAGCCAGTGGGCTTCTTGTGCCTGTCTCATAGTGTGTGCCAGCCTCTTTTTGaggagctcctgctcctgctccagcctctctccctgctgcccttcAACCTAGACCTCCTTTTTGAGTACCACCTGATGCAGATGGGCaaagagcaacagcagcaaaaggagcTGCTGCGTGTGAAGCAGgacctgctgctctctgcacaCTCCACCCTGCAGCTGATGCGGACACGGGGCAGCAGCGAGGATCCTGATGGCTGCAGCACCACATCTGATGCCTGCAGGGGGGTTGCCAGAGATGGCACACCAGGGCTCAGCCCCCAGAAAGATGCCAGTGAGAGGGTCAAGGGTGTGGGGGCCTCCTGCGGTGATGGTGAcagggaggaagagcagaggaaggtgCAAGAGAGTGCgtgggaggggaagaaggacAAGCAGGCTGGCTGGTGGTACCAGCTCATGCAGAGCTCTCAGATTTACATCGAGGGCTCAACTGAAGGTTCAAAGTTCACCCGCTgtgagaagaagaagaaggattTGAATGCTGTGTCCAAGTCAGTGGAGACCTGCAAGGCACCACCCCCTCGCGAAGGGGTGGTGGAGGGTGCAGAAGCTTGCCCTATTGAGGAGGGTACCTTGGAGGAGAGGCCCAAGGCTGCCAGCAAGCCAAGCCCTGAAGCTGTGGAAGAGTCTTTGGAAAAGCCCCAGCAGGTTCTGGTCAGTGAGGAGGTGAAGGAACGAAGCTGGCCCTTCTGGATGGGCAGCCCCCCAGACTCGGTCCTTACAGAGCTGAAGCgcagcaaggagaagggggCTCAGCAAAGAGtgggtgcagcagcagcccctcaAGAGGAGAGCAGCACCAGAGCATCAGAGGACAGCCAGCCCATCAAGTGGGGACACCTTTTTGGGTCCAGAAAGGTGCAAAAAGAGCCCAAGCAGCCTAACAG GTTGCCCTCTGGCTGGCTGAGCTTGGACAAGTCTGTATTCCAGCTGGTGGCCCAGACAGTGGGGGCAAGCATGTGGAaagaagcagctcctgagctggAACCTCCCCAGCCAGAGCCACCTGAAATGCCCCCCAAGGTGCGGGCAGCCCGGGGGCTGTCTCCACACCCTCCCTG tGAGGTGAAAGCTCTTTGCCATCACATTGCCACCGAGGCAGGACAGCTGAGTTTCAACAAAGGGGATATTCTGCAGGTCATCTCCAAAGTGGATGGTGACTGGCTTCAGTGCAGCCTCGGCTCCGAGAAGGGACTGGTGCCCATCATGTACGTCACCCACCCGGAGGATGAGGACTATTGA
- the RUSC2 gene encoding AP-4 complex accessory subunit RUSC2 isoform X1: MDSPPKLTGETLIVHHIPLVHCQVPDRQCCSMNKRTNPFCQPELSITRTSALPDRDLSQTDSLVYSSFLQTSETSAEASDNKEGKARDLIAPSVSKRHNPFLLTEGEDLSIFGDDLGEKSFHLHNSLMSGKPPFHLHELALPPFHLHDSNDIVKSWNMASRSGVVDGQEDKISSDDIQKRNNANRCHQASECMELDECSCNRGSSSNFSFDVGDQEWNQNAGEPQRNQDALHSRTCSCSSSELQHCRCYSSSSQSEVIDQQMGYISDSSCNSSDGVLVNFSALYNKMNSHSRSNLNSANLSCDSSFCSHSDTGAFYLDLHSSPTESKMSCESHHPESSGKVCGCQHSSSPVLDANCNSYHLHCEPCTSESSDLTACFQSQARLIVATQNYYKLVTCDLSSQSSPSPAGSSITSCSEDHTKGSPAQPTEYYLFRRPDLRQEESNVECNEEEAKAEATKNMIEGQVYVNVSPPNLNTSRQRSRSYDQNLDRSPGSRLGSLERMVSCPVKLSESPAIPIQSSPPKRVTSFAELAKGRKKNGNSPPLRSNGDSSLEFSPIPETQRDCPTFLEERARRSQSLPPMPFINGLNQSCEGFCLNHAFGDSQALCSTKDLVSNENVPSGHGAGEQASLSLLKAADASFSGGSASSHGQRDVRARADGGGTDSKPVVRYSKDQRPTTLPIQPFVFQHHFSKPPKARALHSHFASSLSQLYSLSSHRPGSQQISSNSQSSATSAEPSGVAGSQAPGTLLTQRSVDGAASRSDGCSKKPGPETTRPSPLGSYSPVRCNVPFFQSGDSSSSPTTERAGESQPPRSRSCPISASLLPARSSPALSAVQPSQATKADAPRQKENPKPVPKKAVPLEPSPLLPEYQLHSGSLLPLSMGSMPLSRVGGHADPHWRSGSETSSSGPLSSMGIRPLNANHLSPQALKWREYRRRNPLGLDHVSGLPSLAGSLDRRQQEPRLNQGNPNFELPGALNTSHFHCKLNGQSMRQLQLTYTDFFPDYFSLAEKPPAEFCLSPDGNTESVSIDLLQKKGLVKAINTAVDLIVAHFGTSRDPGVKAKLGNSSVSPNVGHLILKYLCPAVRDILSDGLKAYVLDMIIGQRRNIPWSVVEASTQLGPSTKLLHSLYSKISQYTELTNHTMRFNAFIFGLLNIRSLEFWFNHLYNHEDIILAHYQPVGFLCLSHSVCQPLFEELLLLLQPLSLLPFNLDLLFEYHLMQMGKEQQQQKELLRVKQDLLLSAHSTLQLMRTRGSSEDPDGCSTTSDACRGVARDGTPGLSPQKDASERVKGVGASCGDGDREEEQRKVQESAWEGKKDKQAGWWYQLMQSSQIYIEGSTEGSKFTRCEKKKKDLNAVSKSVETCKAPPPREGVVEGAEACPIEEGTLEERPKAASKPSPEAVEESLEKPQQVLVSEEVKERSWPFWMGSPPDSVLTELKRSKEKGAQQRVGAAAAPQEESSTRASEDSQPIKWGHLFGSRKVQKEPKQPNRLPSGWLSLDKSVFQLVAQTVGASMWKEAAPELEPPQPEPPEMPPKVRAARGLSPHPPCEVKALCHHIATEAGQLSFNKGDILQVISKVDGDWLQCSLGSEKGLVPIMYVTHPEDEDY; this comes from the exons ATGGATAGTCCACCCAAACTGACTGGTGAGACGCTGATTGTCCATCACATTCCCCTGGTGCATTGCCAGGTCCCTGATAGACAGTGCTGCTCCATGAACAAGAGGACCAACCCCTTCTGCCAGCCAGAGCTCAGCATTACACGGACCTCTGCCCTTCCAGACAGAGACCTTTCACAGACTGACTCCTTGGTGTACAGCAGCTTTCTCCAGACCTCCGAAACCTCAGCTGAGGCCTCGGACAACAAAGAAGGCAAAGCAAGGGATTTGATTGCCCCCAGTGTCAGTAAGCGACACAACCCTTTCCTGCTGACTGAGGGTGAAGACCTCAGCATCTTTGGGGATGATTTGggtgaaaaatcttttcacCTTCACAACTCACTTATGTCTGGCAAACCTCCCTTTCATCTGCATGAGCTGGCCTTGCCCCCTTTCCACCTTCACGACTCCAACGACATTGTGAAATCCTGGaacatggccagcaggtccgGAGTGGTGGATGGGCAAGAAGACAAGATCAGCAGTGATGACATCCAGAAGAGGAACAATGCCAACAGGTGCCACCAGGCCTCAGAATGCATGGAGCTGGATGAATGCAGCTGCAATCGCGGCAGCTCCTCCAACTTCTCCTTTGATGTTGGTGACCAGGAGTGGAACCAGAACGCGGGTGAACCGCAGAGGAACCAGGATGCCCTGCACAGCCGGACATGCAGCTGTTCCAGCTCAGAGCTCCAGCACTGCCGGTGCTACAGTTCATCAAGTCAGTCTGAAGTGATTGACCAACAGATGGGCTACATCAGTGACTCTTCCTGCAACAGCTCTGATGGGGTTCTGGTGAACTTCAGTGCTCTCTACAACAAAATGAATAGCCATTCTCGATCCAACCTGAATTCTGCCAACCTGTCCTGTGActcttccttctgcagccacTCAGACACAGGAGCTTTTTACCTGGATTTGCATTCATCACCCACTGAATCCAAGATGTCTTGCGAGTCTCATCACCCAGAGAGTTCAGGGAAGGTGTGTGGGTGTCAGCACTCCTCCTCACCTGTCCTTGATGCTAACTGCAACTCCTACCACCTCCACTGTGAGCCTTGCACTTCAGAGAGCTCAGACCTCACTGCCTGCTTTCAGAGCCAAGCACGGCTGATTGTGGCTACTCAGAATTATTATAAGTTAGTCACGTGTGACTTGTCTTCCCAGTCATCCCCCAGTCCAGCAGGATCTTCAATAACTAGCTGCTCGGAAGACCACACCAAAGGtagccctgcccagcccactGAATACTATCTGTTTAGAAGGCCTGACCTGAGACAAGAAGAAAGCAATGTGGAGTGCAATGAAGAGGAAGCAAAGGCAGAAGCCACCAAGAACATGATCGAAGGTCAGGTCTACGTCAACGTTTCACCACCTAACCTCAACACAAGCCGGCAGCGCTCCAGAAGCTATGATCAGAACCTGGACAGGAGCCCTGGCAGCAGGCTGGGCTCCTTGGAGCGCATGGTGAGCTGCCCAGTCAAGCTGAGTGAAAGTCCAGCAATACCCATCCAGAGTTCCCCACCAAAGCGAGTGACATCTTTTGCTGAGCTGGCTAAAGGCCGGAAAAAGAATGGCAACTCCCCACCACTCCGGTCCAACGGTGATTCCTCCTTGGAGTTCTCCCCTATCCCTGAGACACAACGGGATTGCCCAACCTTCCTTGAAGAAAGAGCTCGCCGCAGCCAGAGTCTTCCACCCATGCCCTTCATCAATGGCCTGAACCAGAGCTGTGAGGGCTTCTGTTTGAATCATGCTTTTGGAGACAGCCAGGCTTTGTGTTCCACCAAAGACTTGGTCTCCAATGAGAATGTCCCCAGTGGGCATGGGGCAGGTGAGCAAgcctctctctccctgctgaaggcagcagatgCCAGCTTCTCAGGTGGCTCTGCCAGTAGCCACGGACAAAGAGATGTTAGAGCCCGAGCAGACG GTGGTGGCACAGACAGCAAGCCTGTGGTGCGCTACAGCAAGGACCAGCGTCCCACCACTCTGCCCATCCAGCCCTTTGTTTTCCAACACCATTTCAGCAAGCCGCCCAAGGCCCGTGCCCTGCACAGCCATTTTGCCTCCAGCCTTTCCCAACTTTACAGCTTGTCCAGCCATCGGCCTGGCAGCCAGCAGATCTCTTCCAATTCCCAGTCTTCAGCCACCTCGGCAGAGCCGTCGGGAGTGGCGGGGAGCCAAGCTCCCGGCACGCTGCTGACCCAGCGCTCGGTGGATGGAGCTGCCTCCCGCAGTGATGGCTGCAGTAAGAAGCCTGGTCCCGAGACAACCCGGCCGTCTCCCCTGGGGAGTTACTCTCCTGTGAGATGCAACGTGCCTTTCTTCCAAAGCGGGgactcctcttcctcacccacCACCGAGAGAGCTGGAGAGAGCCAGCCCCCCAGGAGCAGGTCGTGCCCCATCTCTGCCAGCCTGCTTCCTGCCAGGTCTTCCCCTGCTCTCAGTGCCGTGCAGCCCTCCCAGGCCACCAAAGCTGATGCCCCGAGGCAAAAGGAGAACCCCAAGCCAGTTCCCAAGAAGGCGGTGCCGCTGGAGCCAAGCCCACTGCTGCCCGAGTACCAGCTGCACAGTGggtccctcctgcccctctcgATGGGCAGTATGCCCCTGAGCAGAGTAGGAGGCCATGCAGATCCCCACTGGAGAAGTGGCAGTGAGACCAGCAGCTCTGGTCCCCTGAGCAGCATGGGAATACGGCCCCTCAATG CGAACCACCTCTCCCCCCAAGCACTGAAGTGGCGCGAGTACAGGCGGAGGAACCCCCTGGGTCTGGACCATGTTTCGGGGCTGCCCAGCTTGGCAGGCAGCCTAGACCGCAGGCAGCAAGAGCCTCGGCTGAACCAGGGGAACCCCAACTTTGAGCTCCCTGGCGCTCTCAACACCAGCCATTTCCACTGCAAACTGAACG GACAGTCTATGAGGCAACTCCAGCTTACCTACACTGACTTCTTCCCTGACTACTTCTCGCTAGCAGAGAAGCCCCCTGCTGAGTTCTGCCTCTCCCCAGATGGCAACACAGAGTCTGTCTCCATTGACTTGCTGCAGAAGAAAG GTCTGGTGAAGGCAATCAACACTGCTGTTGACCTGATTGTGGCTCACTTTGGAACCAGCAGGGATCCAGGAGTGAAG GCTAAACTTGGGAACAGCTCTGTGAGCCCCAATGTTGGGCATCTCATCCTGAAATATCTATGCCCTGCTGTCCGGGATATCCTGAGTGATGGGCTCAAGGCTTATGTCCTGGACATGATCATTGGCCAGCGGAGGAACATCCCCTGGAGCGTGGTGGAGGCATCCACCCAGCTTG GCCCCTCTACCAAGTTGCTGCACAGCCTCTATAGCAAGATCAGCCAGTACACGGAGCTCACCAACCACACCATGAGGTTCAACGCATTCATCTTTGGCCTCCTCAA tATCCGATCCTTGGAGTTCTGGTTCAACCACCTCTACAACCATGAAG ATATCATCCTGGCACACTACCAGCCAGTGGGCTTCTTGTGCCTGTCTCATAGTGTGTGCCAGCCTCTTTTTGaggagctcctgctcctgctccagcctctctccctgctgcccttcAACCTAGACCTCCTTTTTGAGTACCACCTGATGCAGATGGGCaaagagcaacagcagcaaaaggagcTGCTGCGTGTGAAGCAGgacctgctgctctctgcacaCTCCACCCTGCAGCTGATGCGGACACGGGGCAGCAGCGAGGATCCTGATGGCTGCAGCACCACATCTGATGCCTGCAGGGGGGTTGCCAGAGATGGCACACCAGGGCTCAGCCCCCAGAAAGATGCCAGTGAGAGGGTCAAGGGTGTGGGGGCCTCCTGCGGTGATGGTGAcagggaggaagagcagaggaaggtgCAAGAGAGTGCgtgggaggggaagaaggacAAGCAGGCTGGCTGGTGGTACCAGCTCATGCAGAGCTCTCAGATTTACATCGAGGGCTCAACTGAAGGTTCAAAGTTCACCCGCTgtgagaagaagaagaaggattTGAATGCTGTGTCCAAGTCAGTGGAGACCTGCAAGGCACCACCCCCTCGCGAAGGGGTGGTGGAGGGTGCAGAAGCTTGCCCTATTGAGGAGGGTACCTTGGAGGAGAGGCCCAAGGCTGCCAGCAAGCCAAGCCCTGAAGCTGTGGAAGAGTCTTTGGAAAAGCCCCAGCAGGTTCTGGTCAGTGAGGAGGTGAAGGAACGAAGCTGGCCCTTCTGGATGGGCAGCCCCCCAGACTCGGTCCTTACAGAGCTGAAGCgcagcaaggagaagggggCTCAGCAAAGAGtgggtgcagcagcagcccctcaAGAGGAGAGCAGCACCAGAGCATCAGAGGACAGCCAGCCCATCAAGTGGGGACACCTTTTTGGGTCCAGAAAGGTGCAAAAAGAGCCCAAGCAGCCTAACAG GTTGCCCTCTGGCTGGCTGAGCTTGGACAAGTCTGTATTCCAGCTGGTGGCCCAGACAGTGGGGGCAAGCATGTGGAaagaagcagctcctgagctggAACCTCCCCAGCCAGAGCCACCTGAAATGCCCCCCAAGGTGCGGGCAGCCCGGGGGCTGTCTCCACACCCTCCCTG tGAGGTGAAAGCTCTTTGCCATCACATTGCCACCGAGGCAGGACAGCTGAGTTTCAACAAAGGGGATATTCTGCAGGTCATCTCCAAAGTGGATGGTGACTGGCTTCAGTGCAGCCTCGGCTCCGAGAAGGGACTGGTGCCCATCATGTACGTCACCCACCCGGAGGATGAGGACTATTGA